Genomic DNA from Niabella ginsenosidivorans:
TTCCCGGGATTGTATTTTTTGCTGTAAAGCATCTGCTTCCGTGGTCTTTTGCTTTTTATAAAAATCATAATTGCCGCCATAGGTTTTTATACTATTACTGGTTAACTCGCAGGTGATGGGTAAAATATTTAATAGCGTACGATCGTGACTTACGATGAGCATTGTTTCTTTTGCATGCCGGATATAATTGTATAAAAGCTGCCTGCTGTTAACGTCCAGGTGGTTACCGGGCTCATCCATCAATACCATACCGGGCTGATGGATAGCGATCCCTGCAAGGAAAACTTTTGTTTTTTCTCCGCCGCTGAGCATTTTTAAGGGATCATTAAGGCTGTGCTTCGTCAATTGCCAGCACGCAAGCGCGGCTGTAGCTCTCTCTTCAATGGACCAGTCATCATCCAGCTCATTCATATTGGCTTCGCTGACGTCGCCTTCCAGTATGCAGTGTAAAGCACTTAATTTCCTGTCGATCTGCAACGCCTGGGCAATGGTCAGGTTATCATACTGTCCGAAATGTTGCGGAACGTAATACACGGGCTCATTACAATGCACCTGTCCGGAGACGGGAACAAGCATTCCGGCTATTATTTTTAATAGTGTGGACTTTCCGGCGCCGTTGTTGCCCACCAGGGCTATTTTGTCTGATTTATTGACTGTAAGATAAATGCCGTCAAATAGTAATTCTTTGTTGGGGTGCTGATAGGCGATATTCTGAAGTGTAAGCATCATTTCTTTTGTTAAACATTTTTTGAAAATTGTTTTTCTGTGTTTTAAAAGAAATGATCAGTTTCATTGGAGTACTGTTTATATGAAAAATATCGGTTGCAAAGATAACGGATTCTTTAACAAGTAGCATATTCATTCAGGTTTTAGTCAGGTAGGGATTAGGAAAAACACGCACGTTTGCCCTGACGCCAAATGTGTTACTATATTTTTATTAAATTTATAAATAAAAGATAATTTAAACTCCATGCAGATTAAAATTGATCATTTTCACAGGCTGTCTTTGAGTCTATGGCTTTTATTGATGCCTGTTTTATCATTCAGCCAAAACACGCTGCAAACGCAATTTGAGCACATCTCCAATGACATAAAAGGTCATTTAGGAATTAGCGCATTACTGATCGAGACCGGTGAATCGATACAATTCAATGGAAATAAAAAGTTCCCTATGCAAAGTGTCTATAAATTCCCTATTGCGATGGCAATGCTTAACCAGATTGATGCGGGCAAATTTTCACTGGAAGATACGATTCATATTGATAAATCGCAATATATACCCAAAAACGGCCATAGCCCTATACGGGATAAATTTCCTAAAGGTGCTGATCTTACCATTAAAGATATAATACGGTATAATATCGAGGAAAGTGACGGCACAGCTTGTGATGTATTATTAAGATTGTTAGGCGGGACAGACAAAGCGCAGCAACATATCCATGAATGGGGCGTAACAGCTATTGCAATTGCTACCACTGAAATGGTGCAGGTGGCGAATGATACTATTCAATATCAAAACTGGGCAACTCCGGAAGCTATGAATAAGCTGCTTCAATTATTTTTTGAGGGGAGGTGTCTTTCAAGGAATAGCCGGGAACTGTTACTCCAGTATATGTCAATATCCGAACCCTGGTTCGACAGAAGAATAAAAG
This window encodes:
- the bla gene encoding class A beta-lactamase gives rise to the protein MQIKIDHFHRLSLSLWLLLMPVLSFSQNTLQTQFEHISNDIKGHLGISALLIETGESIQFNGNKKFPMQSVYKFPIAMAMLNQIDAGKFSLEDTIHIDKSQYIPKNGHSPIRDKFPKGADLTIKDIIRYNIEESDGTACDVLLRLLGGTDKAQQHIHEWGVTAIAIATTEMVQVANDTIQYQNWATPEAMNKLLQLFFEGRCLSRNSRELLLQYMSISEPWFDRRIKGLLPPGTKVAHKTGTAGTIDGLTRATNDVGIITLPDGRHLAITVFIADSYDSQKDREMAIARVSRAAFDYWQKTK